Proteins from one Mycteria americana isolate JAX WOST 10 ecotype Jacksonville Zoo and Gardens chromosome 1, USCA_MyAme_1.0, whole genome shotgun sequence genomic window:
- the ZBED4 gene encoding zinc finger BED domain-containing protein 4 → MYKSKAGSPRMDGNFVLGKISNLKVEQEEDSINCTLERMDIKTEQDDFKHADSSDEQEDKEKSFITNNPGKYLSTENEDDYGSLFSQYSSTLYDVAMEAVTQSLLSSRNISSRKKSPAWNHFFISPRDSTKAICMYCMKEFSRGKNEKDLSTSCLMRHVRRAHPTVLIQENGSMPGISSFSSPTLLLPPQSADVGDLSSMLSPIKLVKKMASKIPSPDRIIEESVSIVSSEEISDLSVSEKCSKEEVMVGSSPQLPNNQYDDTVENVAEKTVVIPKSTSGSRRRSAVWKHFYLSPLDNSKAVCIHCMNEFSRGKNGKDLGTSCLIRHMWRAHRSIVLQENGGGTSIPPLYTAPPTLLPSLLPSDSDLNSMASSPGKLMKESTSVSSSPDRISEEIHTNISSGDALVEDSMLSSSDDIGEVSFVSSPEKQCEGLGPLIFEPTAVFQQNKRIMKRLKSEVWHHFSLSPADSLKAVCRYCSCMISRGKKGDVGTSCLMRHLYRRHPDVIGNQKSFLDVSLANSPYATLASAECSSSKLTDLPTMVTHDNQIIFPVNSKKTSKLWNHFSICSADSTKVICMHCGRTISRGKKPTNLGTSCLLRHLQRFHNNVLKTDVSETVLSSSTDNHMPLSTELLGSSNFDETNDKFCDSHPVAKKITSLVAEMIALDLQPYSFVDNIGFNRLLEYLQPQYSLPSPSYFSRTAIPDMYDNVKQIIISHLKEAESGVIHFTSGIWMSNQTREYLTLTAHWVTFESSFRPQCEDYHCSALLNVSQIDCDYNGISIQKQLEYWWETWITSIGLQIGITVTDNQSIEKTLNEGDHSSVQCFSHTVNVIVNEAIKSQRMVQNLLSIARKICERVHRSAKAKEKLAELQKEYELPQHQLIQDVPSKWNTSFHMLERLIEQKRAIDEMSIECSFRELISCDQWEVMQSVCHALKPFEAASREMSTHMSTLSQVIPMIHILNRKIEMLFEETMGIDTMLKSLKEAMVSRLSSTLHDPRYIFATLLDPRYKTSLFTEEEAEQYKQDLIRELEIMNSTSDDDKPVSNGCDIGSPSTNSYGEDSLWSLMGDMKKTKDLKERAKLPEEMVLSYLEEEVLEHNCDPLTYWNFKKSSWPVLSKLAVRFLGCPPSIVPSERLFNTSNESNNFSQSRLMIEHFEKLIFLKVNLPLIYFQY, encoded by the coding sequence ATGTACAAGAGTAAAGCAGGTTCCCCCAGAATGGATGGTAATTTTGTATTGGGTAAAATCAGTAACTTAAAAGTAGAGCAAGAGGAAGACAGCATTAACTGTACTCTAGAAAGAATGGATATCAAGACAGAACAAGATGATTTCAAACATGCGGACAGCAGTGATGAacaagaagacaaagaaaagagcTTCATTACCAACAACCCTGGCAAATATTTATctacagaaaatgaagatgatTACGGATCTCTTTTTTCTCAGTATAGTAGTACGCTGTATGATGTAGCAATGGAAGCTGTGACACAAAGCCTCCTTTCTAGCAGAAACATAAGCTCCAGAAAAAAGTCACCTGCTTGGAATCATTTTTTTATATCTCCTAGAGATAGCACTAAAGCAATATGTATGTACTGTATGAAAGAATTTAGCAGGGGTAAAAATGAAAAGGACCTGAGTACAAGTTGTCTCATGAGACATGTGAGGAGAGCCCATCCCACTGTACTAATTCAAGAAAATGGAAGTATGCCAGGTATATCCTCCTTTTCTTCACCTACATTGTTACTGCCACCTCAGTCCGCAGATGTTGGAGATTTGAGTTCTATGTTATCCCCTATAAAACTGGTCAAGAAAATGGCTTCTAAAATACCGTCTCCAGATCGAATAATTGAGGAATCTGTTTCTAttgtttcttctgaagaaatatcAGATCTCTCAGTTTCTGAGAAGTGCAGCAAAGAAGAAGTCATGGTTGGGTCATCTCCACAGCTACCCAACAACCAGTATGATGACACTGTGGAGAATGTAGCAGAAAAAACTGTTGTAATTCCAAAGAGCACATCAGGTTCCAGAAGGAGATCTGCTGTCTGGAAACACTTTTATTTGTCGCCTCTAGATAATTCTAAAGCTGTTTGCATCCACTGCATGAATGAATTcagtagaggaaaaaatggaaaagacctGGGAACGAGTTGTTTAATAAGACACATGTGGAGAGCCCATCGTTCCATTGTCCTGCAAGAGAATGGGGGTGGTACCAGCATACCACCTCTCTACACTGCACCTCCAACTCTGTTGCCTTCTTTACTACCCTCAGATAGTGATCTGAATTCTATGGCATCCTCTCCTGGAAAACTAATGAAAGAAtcaacttctgtttcttcttctccgGACAGAATCTCTGAGGAGATCCATACTAATATCTCTTCTGGAGATGCTCTAGTGGAAGACTCAATGCTGTCATCTTCTGATGATATAGGTGAAGTCTCCTTTGTTTCCTCTCCTGAGAAACAGTGTGAGGGATTAGGTCCACTAATATTTGAACCtactgctgtatttcagcaaaataaaaggattatGAAAAGGCTTAAATCAGAAGTTTGGCATCACTTTTCACTGTCACCTGCAGACAGTCTAAAAGCAGTATGTAGATACTGCAGTTGTATGATAAGTCGTGGTAAAAAAGGAGATGTGGGCACAAGCTGCTTGATGAGACATCTATATAGACGCCATCCCGATGTAATTGGAAACCAAAAGAGCTTTCTTGATGTGAGTTTGGCAAATTCTCCTTATGCCACTTTGGCTTCTGCAGAATGTTCATCCTCAAAGTTGACTGACTTGCCTACAATGGTTACACATGATAATCAAATTATATTTCCTGTTAATAGCAAGAAGACCTCAAAACTGTGGAATCACTTTTCAATTTGTTCTGCAGATTCAACAAAAGTAATATGTATGCACTGTGGACGTACAATAAGTAGGGGGAAAAAGCCAACAAATCTAGGCACAAGTTGCCTTCTAAGACATTTGCAGCGGTTTCATAACAATGTATTGAAAACTGATGTCTCGGAGACAGTATTATCCTCATCTACGGATAATCACATGCCACTGAGCACAGAATTACTAGGATCTTCAAATTTTGATGAAACCAATGACAAGTTTTGTGACTCTCACCCAGttgccaaaaaaatcacaagtcTTGTAGCCGAAATGATTGCACTTGACCTTCAGCCATATTCTTTTGTAGACAACATTGGCTTTAACAGGCTGCTAGAATACTTGCAACCTCAGTATTCTTTACCTTCTCCATCTTACTTTTCTAGGACAGCAATTCCAGATATGTATGATaatgtaaaacaaataattatttcacatCTTAAAGAAGCTGAAAGTGGAGTGATCCATTTTACGTCAGGAATATGGATGAGCAACCAAACACGAGAATATCTAACCCTGACAGCTCATTGGGTAACATTTGAGTCTTCATTTCGACCACAGTGTGAGGATTACCACTGTTCAGCACTATTAAATGTATCACAGATCGATTGCGACTACAATGGAATCAGTATTCAAAAGCAGTTAGAGTACTGGTGGGAAACATGGATTACTTCCATTGGCCTTCAGATCGGGATTACTGTTACTGATAATCAGAGTATAGAAAAAACTTTAAATGAAGGTGATCATTCAAGTGTACAATGTTTTAGTCACACTGTTAATGTCATTGTAAATGAGGCTATTAAAAGCCAGAGAATGGTTCAGAATTTGCTTAGTATTGCAAGAAAGATCTGTGAACGCGTCCATCggtcagcaaaagcaaaagagaagttaGCTGAGTTGCAAAAAGAGTATGAGTTGCCTCAGCATCAGCTAATACAAGATGTTCCATCAAAGTGGAATACATCATTTCATATGCTTGAACGTCTTATTGAACAGAAAAGAGCAATTGATGAAATGTCAATAGAGTGCAGCTTTCGGGAGCTAATAAGTTGTGATCAGTGGGAAGTCATGCAGTCGGTGTGTCACGCTCTCAAACCTTTCGAAGCTGCAAGTAGGGAGATGAGTACACACATGTCTACTCTAAGCCAAGTGATTCCAATGATTCATATACTTAACAGGAAAATAGAAATGCTATTTGAGGAAACAATGGGCATAGATACTATGCTGAAGTCTTTGAAAGAAGCTATGGTGAGTAGATTGTCCTCCACGCTTCATGATCCAAGGTACATTTTTGCTACGCTTCTGGATCCCCGGTATAAAACATCCTTATTTACAGAAGAGGAGGCTGAACAATATAAACAAGACTTAATCAGGGAGCTGGAAATAATGAATTCTACCTCAGATGATGATAAACCTGTTTCCAATGGATGTGATATAGGTTCACCATCTACAAATTCATATGGGGAAGATAGTCTTTGGTCACTCATGGGtgacatgaagaaaacaaaagacctGAAAGAGAGAGCAAAGTTACCAGAGGAAATGGTGCTTTCTTACTTGGAGGAAGAAGTGCTTGAGCATAACTGTGATCCTTTAACTTACTGGAACTTTAAGAAGTCATCTTGGCCAGTACTGTCAAAATTGGCTGTCAGGTTCTTGGGTTGTCCACCAAGCATTGTTCCTTCAGAGAGATTGTTCAATACATCCAATGAAAGCAACAACTTTAGTCAGTCAAGGTTAATGATTGAACACTTTGAAAAGCTTATCTTTTTGAAAGTGAATCTTCCTTTAATATACTTCCAGTATTGA